A single Vanacampus margaritifer isolate UIUO_Vmar chromosome 14, RoL_Vmar_1.0, whole genome shotgun sequence DNA region contains:
- the psmb7 gene encoding proteasome subunit beta type-7 — translation MKMAAAKITSNLSTFGGFTFENCKRNGFLEEKANEVGCNLPSARKTGTTICGVVFKDGVVLGADTRATEGMVVADKNCSKIHYISPNIYCCGAGTAADTEITTQIISSNLELHALSTGRLPRVATANRMFKQMLFRYQGYIGAALVLGGVDCNGPHLYSIYPHGSTDKLPYVTMGSGSLAAIAVFEDRYKPGMEEEAAKELVRDAIAAGIFNDLGSGSNIDLCVITSDKVDYIRPHDEANKKGSRTGDYKYKRGTTSVLTKLVTPLTLDVMEESVQTMDTS, via the exons GGCGGCAGCGAAGATAACGTCTAATTTGTCAACCTTTGGTGGTTTCACGTTTGAGAACTGTAAAAG aaatggcttcctggaagaaaaagcaaatgaagTGGGCTGTAATTTGCCCTCTGCCCGTAAAACTGGAACTACTATCTGCGGTGTTGTGTTCAAG GACGGCGTTGTCCTTGGAGCTGACACCAGAGCCACCGAGGGTATGGTAGTGGCTGACAAGAACTGTTCCAAGATACACTACATCTCACCCAATATTTA CTGTTGTGGAGCAGGAACGGCTGCAGACACAGAAATTACCACTCAGATTATTTCCTCCAATCTTGAGCTGCACGCCCTCTCCACAGGCAGACTGCCACGTGTAGCCACTGCTAACCGCATGTTCAAGCAAATGCTTTTCAG gtATCAGGGCTACATTGGTGCTGCGCTGGTCCTTGGTGGGGTAGACTGTAACGGTCCTCATCTTTACAGCATCTACCCTCATGGCTCTACAGACAAGCTTCCATATGTCACCATGG GGTCTGGATCCCTGGCTGCTATAGCAGTTTTTGAAGACCGATACAAACCTGGTATGGAG GAAGAAGCTGCTAAGGAGCTAGTGCGTGATGCCATTGCTGCAGGAATATTCAATGATCTGGGTTCTGGCAGCAACATAGATCTGTGTGTGATCACCAGTGATAAGGTGGACTACATCCGACCCCATGATGAGGCCAACAAGAAAGGCTCCAG AACTGGTGACTACAAGTACAAAAGGGGAACCACAAGTGTCTTGACCAAGCTGGTGACGCCATTGACCCTGGACGTGATGGAGGAAAGTGTGCAAACTATGGATACTTCCTAG